Proteins found in one Perca fluviatilis chromosome 9, GENO_Pfluv_1.0, whole genome shotgun sequence genomic segment:
- the plin3 gene encoding mannose-6-phosphate receptor binding protein 1 isoform X1 gives MADSGKTNETGAAAAQPANGDQQNVVSRLSNLPLVSSACEVVSSAYSSTKDSVPLLKGVMDAAESGVRTLGAAATTGSKPLLDIIEPQLATVNEYALKGLGKMEEKLPILHQPADEVVSDTVGMVYQSVAGAKDAVVGAVMGGVGLTWAAVSGGIFTAMGTRVGQMVSSGMGLALSQSEDWVDQNLPLTERELAAVAEPVTSEVTTPSASPSYFVRLGKLSAKIQERALQQSLVRARHARDATYTTVAQITSTLDLLESARTSMGTASNQIGGASEQLLQRWTEWKQKQAGAGQTESEPDGTRDEAEQLEWRVLSMVHGLSDQLRAACSNVVSSAQGLPSAVQDQLTSARRSAEELHSSLGNTSTITPLLLERSRHHLIQVQQSLDGVMEYLLHNTPLNWLVGPFAPQVTEKVEGDVAMKQSGPPN, from the exons ATGGCAGACAGCGGGAAGACTAATGAGACTGGAGCTGCAGCAGCACAACCTGCTAATGGAGACCAGCAG AATGTTGTTTCCCGATTGAGCAATTTGCCTCTGGTCAGTTCAGCTTGCGAGGTGGTTTCCAGCGCCTACAGTAGCACCAAAGACAGTGTGCCCTTGCTGAAGGGAGTGATGGATGCAGCAGAGAGTGGGGTCCGAACCCTGGGAGCAGCTGCCACCACGGGGTCCAAGCCTCTTTTGGACATTATAGAACCACAGC TTGCTACAGTAAATGAGTACGCCTTGAAAGGACTGGGTAAGATGGAAGAGAAGCTGCCGATTCTTCACCAACCAGCGGACGAG GTGGTGTCGGacacagtaggtatggtgtaCCAGTCGGTGGCAGGGGCCAAAGATGCTGTGGTGGGGGCTGTGATGGGCGGTGTCGGGCTGACCTGGGCAGCGGTCAGCGGAGGTATCTTCACCGCCATGGGCACCAGGGTGGGCCAGATGGTCAGCAGTGGGATGGGCCTGGCCCTGAGCCAGTCCGAGGACTGGGTTGACCAGAACCTACCACTCACTGAGAGGGAGCTGG CTGCTGTGGCTGAACCTGTCACCAGTGAGGTGACTACCCCGTCGGCAAGCCCCAGCTACTTTGTCCGCTTGGGGAAACTCTCTGCAAAAATACAGGAGCGAGCCCTGCAGCAGTCCCTGGTCCGTGCACGGCATGCCAGGGATGCCACCTATACTACAGTGGCTCAGATTACCAGTACTCTGGACCTGCTGGAGAGCGCCCGTACCAGTATGGGTACCGCCAGTAACCAGATAGGAGGAGCCTCTGAGCAGCTGCTGCAGCGCTGGACAGAGTGGAAGCAGAAGCAGGCTGGAGCTGGACAGACTGAGTCAGAGCCAGATGGGACCAGAGATGAGGCTGAG CAGCTGGAATGGCGAGTCCTCTCCATGGTGCATGGTCTGAGTGATCAGCTGAGGGCAGCATGCTCCAATGTGGTGTCAAGCGCTCAGGGTCTGCCAAGTGCAGTCCAGGACCAGCTTACCAGCGCAAGGCGATCAGCTGAAGAACTGCACTCCTCTCTGGGGAACACCAGCACTATCACACCCCTCCTTCTGGAGCGCAGCCGTCACCACCTGATCCAA GTTCAACAGTCTCTGGATGGTGTAATGGAATATCTTCTACACAACACACCACTCAACTGGCTGGTGGGACCTTTTGCTCCTCAGGTCACTGAGAAGGTAGAGGGAGATGTGGCGATGAAGCAGAGCGGACCGCCCAACTAG
- the plin3 gene encoding mannose-6-phosphate receptor binding protein 1 isoform X2 gives MADSGKTNETGAAAAQPANGDQQNVVSRLSNLPLVSSACEVVSSAYSSTKDSVPLLKGVMDAAESGVRTLGAAATTGSKPLLDIIEPQLATVNEYALKGLGKMEEKLPILHQPADEVVSDTVGMVYQSVAGAKDAVVGAVMGGVGLTWAAVSGGIFTAMGTRVGQMVSSGMGLALSQSEDWVDQNLPLTERELAAVAEPVTSEVTTPSASPSYFVRLGKLSAKIQERALQQSLVRARHARDATYTTVAQITSTLDLLESARTSMGTASNQIGGASEQLLQRWTEWKQKQAGAGQTESEPDGTRDEAELEWRVLSMVHGLSDQLRAACSNVVSSAQGLPSAVQDQLTSARRSAEELHSSLGNTSTITPLLLERSRHHLIQVQQSLDGVMEYLLHNTPLNWLVGPFAPQVTEKVEGDVAMKQSGPPN, from the exons ATGGCAGACAGCGGGAAGACTAATGAGACTGGAGCTGCAGCAGCACAACCTGCTAATGGAGACCAGCAG AATGTTGTTTCCCGATTGAGCAATTTGCCTCTGGTCAGTTCAGCTTGCGAGGTGGTTTCCAGCGCCTACAGTAGCACCAAAGACAGTGTGCCCTTGCTGAAGGGAGTGATGGATGCAGCAGAGAGTGGGGTCCGAACCCTGGGAGCAGCTGCCACCACGGGGTCCAAGCCTCTTTTGGACATTATAGAACCACAGC TTGCTACAGTAAATGAGTACGCCTTGAAAGGACTGGGTAAGATGGAAGAGAAGCTGCCGATTCTTCACCAACCAGCGGACGAG GTGGTGTCGGacacagtaggtatggtgtaCCAGTCGGTGGCAGGGGCCAAAGATGCTGTGGTGGGGGCTGTGATGGGCGGTGTCGGGCTGACCTGGGCAGCGGTCAGCGGAGGTATCTTCACCGCCATGGGCACCAGGGTGGGCCAGATGGTCAGCAGTGGGATGGGCCTGGCCCTGAGCCAGTCCGAGGACTGGGTTGACCAGAACCTACCACTCACTGAGAGGGAGCTGG CTGCTGTGGCTGAACCTGTCACCAGTGAGGTGACTACCCCGTCGGCAAGCCCCAGCTACTTTGTCCGCTTGGGGAAACTCTCTGCAAAAATACAGGAGCGAGCCCTGCAGCAGTCCCTGGTCCGTGCACGGCATGCCAGGGATGCCACCTATACTACAGTGGCTCAGATTACCAGTACTCTGGACCTGCTGGAGAGCGCCCGTACCAGTATGGGTACCGCCAGTAACCAGATAGGAGGAGCCTCTGAGCAGCTGCTGCAGCGCTGGACAGAGTGGAAGCAGAAGCAGGCTGGAGCTGGACAGACTGAGTCAGAGCCAGATGGGACCAGAGATGAGGCTGAG CTGGAATGGCGAGTCCTCTCCATGGTGCATGGTCTGAGTGATCAGCTGAGGGCAGCATGCTCCAATGTGGTGTCAAGCGCTCAGGGTCTGCCAAGTGCAGTCCAGGACCAGCTTACCAGCGCAAGGCGATCAGCTGAAGAACTGCACTCCTCTCTGGGGAACACCAGCACTATCACACCCCTCCTTCTGGAGCGCAGCCGTCACCACCTGATCCAA GTTCAACAGTCTCTGGATGGTGTAATGGAATATCTTCTACACAACACACCACTCAACTGGCTGGTGGGACCTTTTGCTCCTCAGGTCACTGAGAAGGTAGAGGGAGATGTGGCGATGAAGCAGAGCGGACCGCCCAACTAG
- the zgc:77486 gene encoding AN1-type zinc finger protein 5 → MAQETNQTQVPMLCTMGCGFYGNPRTNGMCSVCYKEHLQRQQGGGRSSPPGEKAATSPAGSAGSAGVTVESTTSEPSTEVAGTPPEEQTSSPSSPSPVTQQMTAMSISQDSGAVDSDRAEAEEGEEEGTSSSSEPVGEAAQALSDNDQTPDKNKKKNRCFSCRKKVGLTGFDCRCGNLFCAIHRYSDKHDCPYDYRSAAAARIRKENPIVVAEKIQKL, encoded by the exons ATGGCTCAGGAGACCAATCAGACGCAGGTGCCAATGCTTTGCACTATGGGATGCGGTTTCTATGGTAACCCCCGCACCAACGGCATGTGCTCGGTCTGCTACAAGGAACACCTGCAGAGACAACAGGGAGGGGGGCGATCCAGCCCGCCAGGAGAGAAAG CTGCTACATCACCGGCAGGATCGGCGGGCTCAGCTGGTGTGACTGTGGAGAGTACAACCTCAGAGCCCAGTACAGAGGTGGCAGGAACCCCACCTGAGGAACAAACGAGCAG TCCCAGCTCTCCCAGCCCAGTAACTCAACAGATGACAGCTATGAGCATCTCCCAGGATTCGGGAGCTGTGGACTCTGATCGAGCGGAGGCtgaggagggagaagaggagggTACTAGCAGCAGCTCAG AGCCAGTAGGGGAAGCAGCACAAGCTTTGTCTGATAATGACCAAACTCCagataaaaacaagaaaaagaaccGCTGCTTTTCTTGCCGGAAGAAAGTAGGCCTCACTG GTTTTGACTGTCGCTGCGGGAACCTCTTCTGTGCCATTCACCGTTACTCTGACAAACACGACTGTCCCTATGATTACCGGAGTGCAGCTGCTGCCCGCATACGCAAGGAGAACCCCATCGTGGTGGCTGAGAAAATTCAGAAGTTATGA
- the abhd17ab gene encoding alpha/beta hydrolase domain-containing protein 17A, whose product MNGLSFGELCCLFCCPPCPGRIAAKLAFLPPEPTYAFLPDPEAVPAAPGATGTSSLRARSIASVAGSGGAVPLDGRWKLHLTERAEFQYSQRELDTTEVFLTRSSRGNRIGCMYIRCVPNARFTVLFSHGNAVDLGQMSSFYIGLGTRINCNIFSYDYSGYGVSTGKPSEKNLYADIDAAWHALRTRYGISPENIILYGQSIGTVPTVDLASRYECAAVVLHSPLTSGMRVAFPDTKKTYCFDAFPNIEKVSKITSPVLIIHGTEDEVIDFSHGLALFERCPKAVEPLWVEGAGHNDIELYSQYLERLRHFIGQELAVQHA is encoded by the exons ATGAATGGTCTCTCTTTCGGCGAGCTCTGCTGCCTGTTCTGCTGCCCGCCCTGCCCCGGCCGCATCGCAGCCAAGCTCGCCTTCCTGCCCCCTGAGCCCACGTACGCCTTTCTTCCAGACCCAGAGGCAGTCCCTGCTGCACCTGGGGCAACGGGGACATCCAGCCTGCGGGCGCGGAGCATTGCATCAGTTGCTGGAAGCGGAGGGGCCGTGCCCTTGGATGGGAGGTGGAAGCTCCACCTGACAGAGCGAGCAGAGTTCCAGTACTCGCAGAGAGAGCTGGACACGACAGAGGTGTTCCTCACACGGTCCAGCCGAGGAAACCGAATCGGCTGCATGTACATTCGCTGTGTCCCTAATGCCAG ATTCACAGTGCTCTTCTCCCACGGCAACGCCGTCGACCTGGGCCAGATGAGCAGTTTCTACATCGGCCTCGGCACCCGCATCAACTGCAACATCTTCTCCTACGACTACTCAGGCTACGGTGTCAGCACTGGCAAGCCCTCTGAGAAGAACCTCTATGCAGACATAGATGCTGCCTGGCACGCCCTGCGCACACG GTATGGCATCAGCCCAGAGAATATTATCCTGTATGGACAGAGCATTGGTACAGTACCCACTGTAGACCTGGCGTCACGGTACGAGTGTGCCGCCGTGGTTCTTCACTCACCTCTAACATCTGGCATGAGAGTGGCCTTTCCTGACACAAAGAAAACGTATTGCTTCGACGCGTTCCCCAA CATTGAGAAAGTGTCCAAAATCACATCCCCGGTGCTCATCATCCACGGGACAGAGGACGAGGTCATTGACTTCTCCCATGGCCTGGCTCTGTTCGAGCGCTGCCCCAAGGCTGTGGAGCCTCTCTGGGTGGAGGGAGCGGGACACAACGACATTGAATTGTACAGCCAGTATCTGGAGCGCCTGCGCCACTTCATAGGACAGGAGTTGGCGGTACAGCACGCCTGA